Proteins encoded by one window of Bubalus kerabau isolate K-KA32 ecotype Philippines breed swamp buffalo chromosome 22, PCC_UOA_SB_1v2, whole genome shotgun sequence:
- the AVPI1 gene encoding arginine vasopressin-induced protein 1, with translation MGTPASVVSEPPPWRAPPEVRGRKQAAANIFQDAELLQIQGLFQRSGDQLAEERAQIVWECAGDHRVAEALKRLRRKRPPRQKPLGPSVHHCSRLRTAEPCTPPAEPQSSATETASSEQHVNSRRASARIRRNWRKPGPTSYLHQIRH, from the exons ATGGGCACCCCTGCATCTGTGGTCAGCGAGCCACCCCCCTGGCGGGCCCCCCCGGAGGTCCGGGGCCGCAAGCAGGCCGCAGCCAACATCTTTCAGGATGCCGAGCTGCTGCAGATCCAGGGCCTGTTTCAGCGCAGCGGGGACCAGCTGGCCGAGGAACGGGCACAGATTGTCTGGGAGTGTGCAGGGGACCATCGTGTGGCCGAGGCCTTGAAGAGGCTGCGCAGGAAGAGGCCCCCTCGGCAGAAGCCCCTAGGCCCCTCGGTACACCATTGCAGCAGGCTCAG AACTGCAGAGCCCTGCACTCCGCCGGCCGAACCACAGAGCAGTGCCACGGAGACGGCTTCCAGTGAGCAGCATGTGAACTCCAGGAGGGCCAGTGCCCGGATCCGCCGGAACTGGAGGAAGCCAGGACCCACAAGCTACCTCCATCAGATCAGACACTGA